One window of Bacillus sp. THAF10 genomic DNA carries:
- a CDS encoding ABC transporter ATP-binding protein has product MTATESKTESVLTETSSDNILEVRGLKKYFPIKAGLLQRHVGDVKAVDDLNFYIKKGETLGLVGESGCGKSTTGRTIIRLYEPTEGNIIFKGNDIAKMSESELRKTVRKDIQMVFQDPFATLNPRKTLRAILKEPYNTHNLFPKKEREEKVQELLEKVGLDPSFINRYPHEFSGGQRQRIGIARTLALNPELIIADEAVSALDVSIQAQIINLMQDLQREMGLSYIFISHDLSVVRHISDRVGVMYLGRMMELASKNDLYSEPLHPYTQALLSAVPSTRKKGQVKRERIVLKGELPSPANPPTGCVFHTRCPAAMDVCKQIVPQFKEVKPDHFVACHLYE; this is encoded by the coding sequence ATGACTGCAACTGAGAGTAAAACGGAATCTGTATTAACGGAAACAAGCTCTGATAACATTTTAGAAGTCAGAGGATTAAAGAAATATTTTCCAATTAAAGCAGGACTTTTACAAAGACATGTAGGAGATGTAAAAGCAGTTGATGATTTGAACTTCTACATAAAAAAAGGTGAAACCCTTGGTCTTGTAGGAGAGTCTGGCTGTGGGAAATCCACAACAGGCAGAACGATTATTAGATTATATGAGCCTACAGAAGGAAACATCATCTTCAAAGGCAATGATATAGCGAAGATGAGTGAAAGCGAATTAAGGAAAACGGTTAGAAAAGACATTCAAATGGTATTCCAGGACCCATTCGCTACACTAAACCCAAGAAAAACATTGCGGGCAATTTTGAAAGAGCCATATAACACCCACAATCTTTTCCCAAAGAAAGAACGCGAAGAAAAGGTGCAAGAGCTTTTAGAAAAAGTAGGATTGGATCCAAGTTTCATTAATCGCTATCCGCATGAATTCTCTGGTGGACAGCGACAAAGAATTGGGATTGCCAGAACGCTTGCGCTTAATCCTGAATTGATTATTGCGGATGAAGCTGTATCTGCACTAGATGTTTCCATTCAAGCGCAAATCATCAACCTAATGCAAGACCTACAAAGGGAAATGGGCTTGTCCTATATATTTATTTCACATGACCTCAGTGTTGTACGTCATATTAGTGACCGAGTAGGCGTAATGTATTTAGGGCGTATGATGGAACTAGCTTCTAAGAATGACCTTTATAGCGAGCCATTACATCCTTACACACAAGCATTACTTTCAGCTGTACCTTCTACAAGAAAGAAAGGCCAAGTGAAAAGAGAACGTATCGTTCTAAAGGGCGAGCTGCCAAGTCCGGCAAACCCACCTACTGGCTGTGTTTTCCATACGAGATGTCCAGCTGCAATGGATGTTTGTAAGCAAATTGTTCCTCAATTCAAAGAGGTTAAACCGGATCATTTTGTTGCTTGTCACCTATATGAATAG
- a CDS encoding peptide-binding protein, giving the protein MKQKTLLLIALTLVLSLFLAACGGNSTNTDPKNNNNGEEQAGNNGEEEEEEAVNNDPVAGGDLVLGSTGSPTMFNPLYSADTASSAIEGFIYDGLLTSNTSFETELNMAESWDISEDDLVHTLKIKDGIKFHDGEPMNADDVVFTLSIPLNEDYDGPRASYFEKIEKIEKVDDLTVKVTLKAVDPTIHIALGYSILPEHLLKDVPVAELGEYTEFNVKNPIGTGPFKFETWEDGQFVKVVANEDYWQGRPFLDSLTYRIIPDADALMTALAAGDVHYYTVPASDITTAQEWEANGQLKIESGLALSYSYLGYNLRNDLFKDVKVRQALTHALDRELIVESVMGGDGEVANVPESPLSWAYDEDVPVFEYDVEKAKAMLAEAGWKPGADGTLEKDGKKFEFTLKTNQGNKVREDIAVVVQEQFAEIGIKVTPDIMEWSAFLADIDPPKWNFDAIILGWALSTDPDPSGIFHSKEIEEGLNFVGWSNTEADKLMDEANLTMDREERATKIQAINKIIAQEQPYTFLYYPNAHRAMPTNLEGFEFHARAEYYNIHKWWLNPNTTN; this is encoded by the coding sequence GTGAAGCAAAAAACTCTATTACTTATCGCTTTAACGTTGGTTCTGTCTTTGTTCCTTGCTGCATGTGGCGGTAATTCAACAAACACAGATCCAAAGAACAACAACAATGGTGAAGAACAAGCTGGTAACAATGGTGAAGAAGAAGAAGAAGAAGCAGTTAATAACGACCCAGTTGCAGGTGGAGACCTTGTATTAGGTTCTACTGGTAGCCCAACAATGTTCAACCCGCTTTACTCTGCAGATACTGCAAGTTCTGCAATCGAAGGTTTCATTTATGATGGTCTTTTAACTAGCAACACTTCTTTTGAAACTGAACTAAACATGGCTGAAAGCTGGGATATCTCTGAAGATGACCTAGTTCACACATTGAAAATCAAAGACGGCATCAAGTTCCACGATGGCGAGCCTATGAACGCTGATGACGTAGTATTCACTTTAAGCATTCCTTTAAATGAAGACTATGATGGTCCTCGTGCTTCTTACTTCGAGAAAATCGAGAAAATCGAAAAAGTTGATGACTTAACTGTTAAAGTAACTCTTAAAGCAGTTGATCCAACAATCCATATCGCTCTTGGATACTCTATCTTACCTGAGCACCTTTTGAAAGATGTTCCAGTTGCTGAGCTTGGTGAGTACACTGAGTTCAACGTAAAGAACCCAATCGGTACTGGTCCATTCAAATTCGAAACTTGGGAAGATGGTCAATTTGTTAAAGTTGTAGCAAACGAAGATTACTGGCAAGGTCGTCCTTTCCTTGACTCTTTAACATACCGTATTATTCCTGATGCGGATGCTCTAATGACAGCTTTAGCTGCTGGAGATGTTCACTATTACACAGTTCCTGCTTCTGACATCACTACTGCTCAAGAGTGGGAAGCTAATGGTCAACTTAAGATCGAGTCTGGTTTAGCTCTTTCTTACTCTTACTTAGGATACAACTTACGTAACGACTTATTCAAAGATGTAAAAGTACGTCAAGCTTTAACTCATGCACTTGATCGTGAACTAATCGTTGAGTCTGTAATGGGCGGAGACGGTGAAGTTGCAAACGTTCCTGAGTCTCCACTTAGCTGGGCTTATGACGAAGATGTACCAGTATTTGAATACGATGTAGAAAAAGCAAAAGCAATGCTTGCAGAAGCTGGATGGAAACCAGGTGCTGACGGTACGCTTGAGAAAGACGGCAAGAAATTTGAATTCACTCTTAAAACAAACCAAGGTAACAAAGTTCGTGAAGATATCGCTGTAGTAGTTCAAGAGCAGTTCGCTGAGATTGGAATTAAAGTTACTCCAGATATCATGGAATGGTCTGCATTCTTAGCTGACATCGATCCTCCAAAATGGAACTTCGATGCAATCATCTTAGGATGGGCACTATCTACAGATCCAGATCCATCTGGTATCTTCCACTCTAAAGAAATCGAAGAAGGCTTGAACTTCGTTGGTTGGTCTAATACAGAAGCTGATAAGTTAATGGATGAAGCTAACCTAACGATGGATCGTGAAGAGCGTGCTACTAAGATCCAAGCAATCAACAAAATTATTGCTCAAGAGCAACCATATACTTTCTTGTACTATCCAAATGCTCACCGTGCAATGCCTACTAACCTTGAAGGCTTTGAGTTCCATGCAAGAGCAGAATATTACAACATCCACAAATGGTGGTTAAACCCTAATACAACTAACTAA
- a CDS encoding ABC transporter permease, with product MISYIIRRSLMAIPLLFGITVLSFAIMQMAPGGPTSLMMDPNISKEAMKKYEERYGLNDPVHEQYFKWVSNMAKGDFGDSLIRRGVPVSEMIMNRLPNTLLLMIVSTFVAILIAIPFGVVSARKPYSMTDYAVTVTSFLGLATPNFWIGLVLIMVFAVQLNWFPTGGVSTLNADFSILDRIHHLVLPAFVLATADMAGLTRYTRSSMLEVIRQDYMRTARAKGLKERKVVYKHGLRNGLIPIITIFGLMLPGFIGGSVIVERIFAWPGIGLLFFESAFQRDYPVIMALTVISAVFVVIGNLIADILYAIFDPRIEY from the coding sequence ATGATCTCATATATCATCCGCCGTTCTTTAATGGCGATTCCCCTATTATTCGGTATAACTGTTTTATCTTTTGCTATTATGCAAATGGCTCCAGGTGGTCCTACCTCCCTGATGATGGATCCGAATATTAGTAAAGAAGCAATGAAAAAATATGAAGAACGATACGGATTAAATGATCCAGTGCACGAACAGTATTTCAAATGGGTTTCAAACATGGCAAAAGGAGACTTTGGAGACTCTCTTATTCGCCGTGGAGTACCTGTAAGTGAAATGATAATGAACCGTTTACCTAATACGTTGCTGCTTATGATTGTTTCTACTTTTGTAGCAATACTAATTGCCATCCCATTTGGGGTTGTTTCAGCTAGAAAACCATATTCCATGACGGACTATGCAGTTACGGTAACATCCTTCTTAGGTTTAGCCACTCCTAACTTCTGGATAGGTCTTGTATTAATCATGGTATTTGCAGTCCAATTAAATTGGTTCCCAACAGGTGGGGTTTCAACTTTGAATGCCGATTTTAGTATTCTTGATCGAATACACCACTTAGTGTTACCGGCATTTGTATTGGCAACAGCTGACATGGCTGGATTAACGAGATATACAAGATCAAGTATGTTAGAAGTAATTAGACAAGATTATATGCGTACTGCAAGAGCAAAAGGATTAAAGGAACGTAAAGTAGTATATAAACATGGTTTGAGAAATGGATTAATTCCAATCATCACAATCTTTGGTTTAATGCTTCCTGGTTTTATTGGAGGCTCCGTAATTGTAGAACGTATTTTTGCATGGCCAGGTATCGGGTTATTATTCTTTGAGTCAGCTTTCCAACGTGATTATCCGGTTATTATGGCACTAACAGTTATCTCAGCGGTCTTTGTAGTTATCGGGAACTTAATTGCCGATATTCTATATGCAATTTTTGACCCGAGAATTGAGTATTAA
- the opp4C gene encoding oligopeptide ABC transporter permease — translation MQTQPSTQPNNQLGNPGLQGKPETLFQITVSKFMKNKLAIIGGILLLTIITLAILAPWITQFEPQKQSLLNKLQKPGTGEHLLGTDRFGRDVLSRVLYGARISLLVGFASVAGSITIGTVVGSVAGYFGGKIDAVLMRLVDVIISIPTIFLLITLVTIFNPGVDKLILIFALTGWTGTARLVRGEFLSLRTREFVLASKTIGTRSYKIIFSHILPNAMGPIIVAATLNVGGVILAESALSYLGLGIQPPTPSWGNMLQDAQNFTIMLKHWWYPLIPGIMILITVLSFNFVGDGLRDALDPKSIK, via the coding sequence ATGCAAACTCAACCATCAACTCAACCAAATAATCAACTCGGAAACCCCGGATTACAAGGTAAACCTGAGACGCTATTTCAAATCACTGTTTCAAAGTTTATGAAAAATAAACTTGCCATCATTGGTGGGATTTTACTTCTCACTATTATTACGCTGGCAATTTTAGCACCGTGGATTACACAATTTGAACCACAAAAACAAAGTTTATTAAATAAGCTTCAAAAACCAGGCACGGGCGAGCATTTGCTTGGAACAGACCGTTTTGGTCGTGATGTATTGTCTCGTGTTCTATACGGTGCAAGAATTTCATTGCTTGTAGGATTTGCTTCTGTTGCTGGTTCCATTACAATTGGAACAGTAGTTGGTTCCGTTGCAGGTTACTTTGGAGGAAAAATCGATGCAGTATTAATGCGTCTTGTGGATGTTATTATTTCCATTCCAACAATTTTCCTTTTGATCACACTCGTTACTATCTTTAACCCAGGTGTGGACAAGCTAATTTTGATTTTTGCATTAACAGGTTGGACTGGGACGGCTCGTCTTGTTCGTGGTGAGTTCTTATCTCTTCGTACAAGGGAATTTGTCTTAGCTTCAAAAACGATTGGAACAAGAAGCTATAAGATTATCTTCAGTCATATACTCCCTAATGCGATGGGGCCAATTATCGTTGCGGCAACGCTAAATGTTGGTGGAGTAATACTTGCTGAATCAGCATTAAGTTACCTAGGTCTTGGTATTCAACCACCGACTCCAAGTTGGGGCAATATGCTTCAAGACGCTCAGAACTTTACGATTATGTTAAAGCACTGGTGGTATCCGTTAATTCCAGGTATCATGATTTTAATTACCGTTTTAAGCTTCAACTTTGTTGGAGACGGATTACGAGATGCACTAGATCCAAAATCGATCAAATAA
- a CDS encoding YjbA family protein, whose translation MLYLHDVWVNWFEGEENGYNVCHFHEWRKDDSVELLDQVPLLKVESVLFNYIENDLQELPSTLLDDIFQKSYIRKNHERIQLDYCFVVTDGKGILAVDTIGYNIPIRKSRLIPRQEQLVYDMVENHDFLMYSFSPTHKTEEDYHILSPSPAIMHGLTRKERQLKQLLFMALDQLKSTCNVAEVRYWYTEWNPLHYRESQTMSFEEIWSQLIEETRDGWSEKHLAFCESLVKGQPFFEKLWELEQQPKVN comes from the coding sequence ATGTTATATCTTCATGATGTCTGGGTTAATTGGTTTGAAGGAGAAGAAAACGGCTATAATGTTTGTCATTTTCATGAATGGAGAAAAGATGACAGTGTAGAACTGTTGGATCAAGTACCCTTATTGAAAGTGGAATCTGTCCTATTTAACTATATTGAAAACGACCTCCAAGAGCTGCCATCAACTTTACTGGACGATATCTTTCAAAAAAGCTATATCCGCAAAAACCATGAACGCATTCAATTGGATTATTGTTTTGTTGTAACAGATGGAAAAGGAATTCTTGCAGTCGATACGATTGGGTACAACATACCTATTAGAAAAAGCCGACTTATTCCAAGGCAGGAACAACTTGTTTATGATATGGTGGAGAATCATGATTTTCTGATGTATTCATTTTCACCTACTCATAAAACAGAAGAAGATTATCATATTTTATCACCATCTCCAGCAATAATGCATGGATTAACAAGAAAAGAAAGACAGCTAAAGCAGCTTTTATTTATGGCGTTAGATCAACTGAAATCGACTTGTAATGTTGCAGAAGTGCGATACTGGTATACAGAATGGAACCCGCTTCATTACCGGGAATCACAAACGATGTCATTTGAAGAAATATGGTCCCAGCTTATTGAGGAAACTAGAGATGGATGGTCAGAAAAGCACCTTGCATTTTGTGAATCCCTTGTGAAAGGACAACCTTTCTTTGAAAAGCTATGGGAGCTCGAGCAACAGCCGAAAGTAAATTAA
- the trpS gene encoding tryptophan--tRNA ligase, translating to MKTIFSGIQPSGNVTLGNYIGAMKQFVELQHDYNSYFCIVDQHAITVHQDPQELRKNIRKLAALYLAIGLDPEKATLFIQSEVPAHAQLGWMMQCVAYIGELERMTQFKDKSTGKDAVTAGLLTYPPLMAADILLYKTDVVPVGEDQKQHLELTRDLAERFNKKYRDILTVPEVKIAKVGARVMSLTEPTKKMSKSDPNQKSFISLLDSPKQLEKKIKSAVTDSEGIVKYDKENKPGVSNLLSIYSILSNKSIEELELHYEGKGYGEFKGDLAQVVVEALEPIQTRYNELIESDELDRILDEGAEKANRVAMKTLKKIENAMGLGRKRR from the coding sequence ATGAAAACAATTTTTTCAGGAATTCAGCCAAGTGGGAATGTCACACTTGGTAACTACATTGGAGCAATGAAACAGTTTGTGGAGCTGCAACACGACTACAATAGTTACTTTTGCATAGTCGACCAGCATGCTATTACCGTCCACCAGGATCCACAAGAATTAAGAAAAAACATTCGAAAACTAGCGGCACTTTATTTAGCTATTGGCTTAGATCCAGAAAAAGCTACCCTTTTTATTCAGTCTGAAGTTCCTGCACATGCTCAGCTAGGATGGATGATGCAATGTGTTGCATATATCGGTGAATTGGAGCGAATGACACAATTCAAGGATAAGTCAACTGGAAAAGATGCTGTTACAGCAGGTTTACTCACATACCCACCACTGATGGCTGCAGATATTCTACTATATAAAACGGATGTGGTTCCAGTTGGGGAGGATCAAAAGCAGCATTTGGAGCTAACCCGTGATTTAGCAGAACGTTTTAATAAGAAATATCGTGATATCCTAACAGTCCCTGAGGTGAAAATAGCCAAAGTTGGTGCTCGTGTTATGTCCTTAACAGAACCAACGAAAAAAATGAGCAAGTCAGACCCTAATCAAAAATCCTTTATTTCTTTACTAGATTCACCAAAGCAATTGGAAAAGAAAATTAAAAGTGCGGTGACTGATTCAGAGGGTATTGTGAAGTATGATAAAGAGAATAAGCCAGGAGTTTCAAATTTATTATCGATTTATTCGATCCTGTCTAACAAATCGATTGAAGAGTTAGAGCTTCATTACGAAGGCAAGGGATATGGAGAATTTAAAGGTGATTTGGCTCAGGTGGTTGTAGAGGCACTCGAGCCAATTCAAACAAGATACAACGAGTTAATTGAATCAGATGAATTAGACCGAATTCTCGATGAAGGCGCAGAAAAAGCCAATCGAGTTGCCATGAAAACACTAAAGAAAATTGAAAACGCGATGGGGCTCGGAAGAAAACGCCGATAA
- a CDS encoding DUF3899 domain-containing protein → MNKLFVSSFLSFVILFLISLLTGYLYYGSMSVLSFINTSFIYASIFIFVSLLLLVTQKGFFDGITYGFRRIFASSQYDKELEEDVNKNMRPPSVLTQSLSIKPLLLGSIILFGAMLISLYFYYSN, encoded by the coding sequence ATGAATAAATTATTTGTATCATCTTTTCTTTCTTTTGTTATTTTGTTTCTTATATCTTTACTAACTGGTTACCTTTATTATGGGAGCATGAGTGTATTAAGCTTCATTAATACCTCATTTATTTATGCAAGTATTTTCATATTCGTATCTTTGCTTCTGTTAGTGACACAAAAAGGGTTCTTTGATGGCATCACTTATGGATTCAGAAGAATTTTTGCATCAAGTCAATATGATAAAGAGCTTGAAGAAGATGTAAACAAGAACATGCGACCTCCTTCTGTGCTCACACAATCTTTATCTATAAAACCATTGTTACTCGGCTCTATCATTCTTTTTGGAGCGATGTTGATTTCCCTTTATTTTTACTACAGCAATTGA
- a CDS encoding peptide ABC transporter substrate-binding protein — protein sequence MKKSKYLFLLALTLVLSAFLAACGGGNSAQNNKGQGDEPPAGQGEPTGPQVLNVVDSAEIPTMDTVQGTDAVAFNVMNNVFEGLYRLSENDEVVEGVAKSHEVSEDGLTYTFTLREDSVWSNGDPVTAKDFVFAWQRAVDPNSGSEYGPYMMNGKIKNATQVSEGKLPLEELGVKALDDYKLEVTLEQPVAYFESLMTFPTFFPQNQKFLEEQGDKYALESDTLVYNGPFVLDSWEHEVGWTMKKNEDYWDAETVKLDEINVKVVKEVSTGVNLYTAGQIDISPGLTSEFVELNKDNPDLISYLEPTIFWFKFNQTKNEALANVNIRKAISMGFNKKDMTDIVLNNGSIPANYSVPVEFVQHPETKEDFRDKHGDFNEFDAEKAKEYWEKGLKELGTDSLTIEILGGDTESAKTMQEYLQNQLETNLPGLKIDLKEVPFAQRLDLDSEMNYDMQLAGWGPDYLDAISFANLWMTDGGNNKMGYSNKEYDKLLNDVMTTYANDPVKRFEAMQDAEKILLEEDAAIAPIYQRGTTRLWKPYVQNVYRHNFGPDFSYKWAYISGK from the coding sequence ATGAAAAAGTCAAAATATTTATTTCTTTTAGCGCTTACACTTGTGCTTAGTGCATTTTTGGCAGCGTGTGGTGGAGGAAATTCAGCACAAAATAATAAAGGTCAAGGTGACGAGCCGCCAGCAGGACAAGGTGAGCCTACCGGACCACAAGTATTAAATGTTGTAGATTCTGCTGAAATTCCAACAATGGATACTGTACAAGGTACAGATGCAGTAGCATTTAATGTAATGAACAACGTTTTTGAAGGCCTTTACAGACTAAGCGAAAATGATGAAGTAGTAGAAGGTGTTGCGAAAAGTCATGAAGTTTCTGAAGATGGTCTAACTTATACATTTACTCTTCGTGAAGATTCCGTATGGTCTAATGGGGACCCAGTAACTGCAAAAGATTTCGTGTTTGCATGGCAACGTGCTGTTGACCCAAATAGTGGATCTGAGTACGGACCATATATGATGAACGGCAAAATCAAAAATGCAACTCAAGTATCTGAAGGGAAGCTTCCACTTGAAGAGCTTGGAGTAAAAGCACTTGATGATTACAAACTTGAGGTAACACTAGAGCAACCTGTTGCTTACTTTGAATCACTTATGACATTCCCAACTTTCTTCCCGCAAAATCAAAAGTTCTTGGAAGAGCAGGGAGATAAATACGCACTAGAATCAGACACTCTAGTCTACAATGGTCCATTTGTTTTAGACAGCTGGGAGCATGAAGTTGGCTGGACAATGAAAAAGAACGAAGATTATTGGGATGCTGAAACTGTAAAATTAGATGAAATTAACGTAAAAGTAGTAAAAGAAGTATCTACTGGTGTAAACCTTTACACTGCTGGACAAATTGATATTTCTCCTGGATTAACTTCTGAATTCGTTGAACTGAACAAAGACAATCCAGATTTAATCTCTTATTTAGAGCCAACAATTTTCTGGTTTAAGTTTAACCAAACTAAGAATGAAGCACTTGCTAACGTTAACATCCGTAAAGCTATTTCCATGGGCTTCAACAAAAAGGATATGACAGATATCGTTTTAAATAACGGTTCTATTCCAGCAAACTACTCTGTACCAGTTGAATTTGTTCAACACCCTGAGACTAAAGAAGATTTCCGCGACAAACACGGAGATTTTAATGAGTTTGATGCAGAGAAAGCAAAAGAATATTGGGAAAAAGGGTTAAAAGAGCTTGGAACTGATTCTTTAACTATTGAAATTCTTGGTGGAGACACAGAGTCTGCTAAAACTATGCAAGAATATCTTCAAAACCAATTAGAGACAAACCTACCAGGTCTGAAAATTGACCTTAAAGAAGTTCCATTCGCTCAGCGTTTAGATTTAGATTCTGAAATGAATTATGACATGCAACTTGCTGGATGGGGTCCTGACTACCTTGATGCTATTTCCTTCGCTAATCTTTGGATGACAGATGGTGGAAACAACAAGATGGGCTACTCTAACAAAGAGTATGACAAGCTGTTGAATGATGTAATGACAACGTACGCAAACGATCCTGTAAAACGTTTTGAAGCAATGCAAGATGCTGAGAAAATTTTACTTGAAGAGGATGCAGCGATTGCACCTATCTACCAACGTGGTACTACAAGATTGTGGAAACCATACGTTCAAAATGTGTACCGTCATAACTTTGGCCCTGACTTTAGCTACAAATGGGCATATATTAGTGGTAAATAA
- the opp3b gene encoding oligopeptide ABC transporter permease yields MTKYLLQRILYMFITLFLIASFTFFLMKMMPGSPFTMQDKLSDAQKVILDAKYGLDDPLPVQYGKYLISLAQGDLGISFQYDNRSVTDLIMQRIGPSAQLGFQAMLFGTIIGIFLGVVAALRQNTWVDYGSTILAVLGKSIPSFVFAGLLQYFVAVKLGWFPVAFWQGWEFTVLPTIALSMFPIAIAARFMRTEMIEVLNSDYITLARAKGATNYDIAVKHALRNALIPVVTVLGPLAVSLMTGTLVIEKIFSIPGLGEQFVRSITTNDYPVIMGTTLFFATLFIVIVLVVDILYGIIDPRIRIAGGKK; encoded by the coding sequence ATGACAAAGTATTTGTTGCAACGTATCTTATACATGTTTATCACCTTGTTTTTAATTGCCTCATTTACATTCTTCTTAATGAAAATGATGCCGGGTTCCCCATTTACAATGCAAGATAAATTGTCAGACGCACAAAAAGTTATTTTAGATGCTAAATATGGCTTAGATGATCCACTACCTGTTCAATACGGGAAGTACCTAATCAGTCTTGCGCAAGGAGATCTTGGGATTTCTTTTCAATATGACAACAGAAGTGTTACCGATTTAATCATGCAACGTATTGGACCTTCTGCACAGCTTGGGTTTCAAGCGATGCTATTCGGTACCATCATTGGTATCTTTTTAGGTGTAGTAGCAGCGTTGCGTCAAAACACGTGGGTTGATTATGGTTCCACCATTTTAGCTGTATTAGGTAAATCTATACCTTCCTTCGTTTTTGCAGGTCTTCTACAATATTTTGTCGCAGTAAAACTGGGCTGGTTCCCAGTGGCATTCTGGCAAGGTTGGGAGTTCACGGTATTACCAACGATTGCGCTTTCCATGTTCCCGATTGCAATTGCAGCACGTTTTATGCGTACTGAAATGATTGAGGTATTAAATTCCGATTATATTACTTTAGCACGTGCAAAAGGTGCTACGAACTACGACATTGCGGTAAAACACGCCTTAAGAAACGCGTTAATTCCAGTTGTTACAGTTCTTGGCCCGCTAGCAGTTAGCTTGATGACCGGAACACTTGTAATTGAAAAAATCTTTTCTATCCCAGGTCTTGGAGAACAATTTGTTCGTTCCATTACGACAAATGACTATCCGGTAATTATGGGAACAACACTATTCTTCGCGACATTATTTATTGTGATTGTTCTTGTAGTTGATATTCTTTATGGAATTATCGACCCGCGTATTCGCATAGCAGGAGGTAAGAAATAA
- the opp3C gene encoding oligopeptide ABC transporter permease gives MNNNNYEKLPKELFQPADQDPSKSEKISKPSLTYWQTAWLRIKKNKAAIAGSVILIIIAILAIFGPYMNNHGFNTQNVTQSNLPPKVPVVENLGILDGTRNGVDIYAQRNVEEYYWFGTDSLGRDQWTRVWTGTRISLYIALLAAFIDMVIGVAYGGISGFYGGRVDNTMQRIIEVLVGIPNLVIVILMILVLDPGIIAITIALTITGWVGMARVVRGQVLKLKSQEYVLASRTLGSTNNRIITKHLLPNVVGVVIINTMFTIPSAIFFEAFLSFIGLGLKAPMASLGTLIDDGFKSLQIFPHIMIFPAIIISLLMIAFNLVADGFRDALDPKMKD, from the coding sequence ATGAATAACAACAACTATGAAAAACTTCCAAAGGAATTGTTTCAGCCAGCTGATCAAGATCCAAGTAAAAGTGAAAAAATATCCAAACCCAGTCTTACTTACTGGCAAACAGCATGGCTTCGAATCAAGAAAAATAAGGCGGCCATTGCAGGTTCCGTTATTCTAATAATCATTGCAATTTTAGCCATTTTTGGACCATATATGAATAATCATGGCTTCAATACACAAAACGTTACACAATCAAATTTACCACCAAAAGTTCCAGTAGTAGAAAACCTTGGTATTCTGGACGGAACGAGAAATGGTGTTGATATTTATGCACAACGTAATGTTGAAGAATACTACTGGTTTGGTACGGACAGCCTTGGACGTGACCAATGGACCCGTGTATGGACGGGGACGCGAATCTCTCTTTACATTGCGCTTCTTGCAGCATTCATCGACATGGTAATTGGTGTAGCTTACGGTGGAATTTCTGGATTTTATGGAGGTCGTGTGGATAACACGATGCAACGTATTATTGAGGTTCTTGTCGGTATTCCTAACTTAGTTATCGTTATTCTAATGATTTTAGTACTAGATCCAGGTATCATCGCCATTACCATTGCCCTGACAATAACGGGCTGGGTTGGTATGGCCAGGGTAGTCAGGGGACAAGTGCTCAAGCTGAAAAGTCAGGAATATGTCCTTGCTTCCCGTACGTTAGGTTCCACAAATAACCGAATCATCACAAAACATTTATTACCAAACGTAGTAGGTGTGGTTATTATTAACACCATGTTTACGATTCCAAGTGCGATCTTCTTTGAAGCATTTTTAAGCTTCATCGGTTTAGGGTTGAAGGCTCCAATGGCTTCTCTTGGAACGTTAATTGACGATGGATTTAAGTCATTACAAATCTTCCCACATATTATGATTTTCCCAGCAATTATCATCAGTTTGTTGATGATTGCGTTTAACCTTGTTGCGGATGGATTCCGTGATGCATTAGATCCGAAAATGAAAGACTAA